GCTGCCGGCCGGCGTCAGCGACGCCAACAAGCAGGCGTTCTATCTCGACAATGCAAAGAAACTGTACGGTATTGCCTAACATGATCCGGACCCGAAGGGCCGCGCCAGCGCAAAGTGGGAACCGGCTTTCCGAAGAGATCATGGATGAGAGAGACTAATGGCGCGTCATGTGGTTGCCCCGGTGGATGAGCTGCCGCCGGGCTCGCGAAAATCCATCGAGATCGACGGGCGGCCGATCATGGTCTTCAACGTCAAGGGCGAGTTCTTCGGCCTGTTGAACCGCTGCCCGCATCAGGGCGCGGCGCTGTGCGAGGGCCCGCTGATCGGCCTGGCGTCATCGTCCGATCCCGGTGAGATCGAATATACGAAGCTCGGCGAGATCCTGCGCTGCCCGTGGCACGGCTGGGAATTCGACATCCGCACCGGCCAGTCCTATTGCGATCCTCGCCGCTTCCGCGTGCGCGCCTATCCGGTCAATGTCGAGGCGGGCACGAACCTCGTGAAAGGGCCATATGTCGCCGAGACCATCAAGGTCGCGGTCGAGAGCAACTACGTGGTGGTGGACCTGTAGCCGCGATCTTCCCGGTATCCGTGTTCACGGGAGCCCGGTATCGATGAGCGTTTCACGAAACCTCTTGATGCGTGCGTTTGGCCGCCCTCAAGGCCTGCTCGGGAGGTTGGGCGGCGCCATCATGGCCCGCATGAATGCGGAGTGCGGGGCATGGGTGGTGGAGCTTCTCGAGGTCGAACCTGATGACCGCGTGTTGGAAGTCGGGTTTGGTCCCGGTGCCGCCATGCAACACCTGTCTGGTCTGGTTTCAGCCGGGAGCATCGCGGGCGTCGATCCGTCGGCCGAGATGGTGGAGCAGGCGCGGAGCCGGAACGCGGCCGCCGTTCGGAGCGGGCGGGTCGACCTGCAACTCGGCTCCGTCGAGCGCCTGCCGTTCGGCGACAACAGCTTTGACAAGGCGCTCGCGATCAACTCGATGCAGGTCTGGCCGGTCGCGATCGCGGGCTTGCGCGAGATTTCGCGGGTTCTGAAGCCGGGCGGCAGGATCGCGCTCGGCTTTACGGCCTATTCCGGGCAGCCGAACGAAGGCCTTGCGGAGAAGCTCACCTCCGCCGGTTTCGCGAAGGCAAGCGTGATAAAGACAGGTGGTTTTGTGCCTTGGCCATAAAGCCATGAGGCGGATTGGGGCGGCGCTACTGCGGCGCGCCGCTCATCATGATCTGCCGCTCCCACGCATAGCGCGCACCAGCGCACGAAGCGGTATATGGCGGAGACGACCGCCGTGTCGGTAGAGAGCGATTAGATCGAACTTCCCTTGGAACAAGATCACAAGATCGTCAAATAGCACTGAAAGCCTGTTGATATCCTGCTTTGCGATTCTTGCTCGCATTCGTCGGTGGACGGCCCGACTACATCGGTTTACATCCTTCAGGCGCCGGGGGCGGCCGCGTAAGGAGTCGACATGGGGTCGCGGTACCGGAAAAACCTGAATGTTCTTCTTCCGTGCTTCGTCGTGCTCGGCATCATGTTCGGGCTGGTGGCCTATGCGCCGGAACTGTACCGCGCATTCTGCGGTGCCACCGGATATGGAGGGACGACGCAGCGGGCGTATTCCGACCCGACGACCACCTCCGACAAGACCGTGGCGGTCGCGTTCGACAGCAATGTCGCGCCGGGCTTGCCGTGGCGGTTCGAGCCGGAACAACGCTCTGTCACGGTTCACCTCGGCGAACAAAAGCTCGTATTCTTCACAGCCGAGAACCTCAGCAACGAGTCGATCGTCGGACACGCCGCATTCAACGTCACGCCCGAGACGAGCGGTGTCTATTTCAACAAGATTCAATGCTTCTGCTTCAATGAGGAGCGTCTCGATCCGCATCAGAAGGTCGAAATGCCCGTTGTCTTTTTCGTCGATCCGGCCTTTGCGAAGGATCCGGACAACCTCCACGTCGATACAATCACGCTCAGCTATACGTTTTTTCGCTCGGCGAATCCCTCACAGAGCAAGAACCTTTCACGCTTCCTGGCCGATGCCGCGCCGGATCCCGCCCACGGCCAGCAGCTCTTCACCGAACGGTGCACGGCATGTCATGCGATGGATGCCAACAAGGCCGGCCCCGTACTTGGCGGTGTGGTGGGCCGCAGGGCCGGCTCGGCGCCCGGATACCACTATTCGCCGGCACTGAAGACTGCCGGTCTCACCTGGTCTACGGATAATCTTGATCGGTGGCTGGCCGATCCGCAGAAACTGGTACCCGGTGCACGCATGCCGGTGCGTGTGCTCGACGCTCCGTCGCGCCGCGACATCGTCGCTTACCTGCAGAAGGTAGGCCAGAAGCACATCAACCGGACTGGTTCGAACACGGCCGCATCGGACGGAGAATACTAGCCCGACGCTCGGGCAAATGCGACGGTGAGGGTAGATCAGTCCGGCAAGGCTCGGGCAGGCAATGCCCCAAGTGACGGGAGCTACGAATGCTCCATCATCCGTCGTTCCCGCGCGTAGCGCACCAGCGCGACGAAGCGGTAGATGCCGTGCACGAACTTGCCATAGGGCATGGTGATGAACAGCGCGAACACCACGCCGAGATGCAGCGCCAGGAGCGGGCCCATCGCACCGGTCTCACGCCAGAGCAGCAGGGCAAGGCCGGTGATGCTGGTCAGCAACAGCATCATGATGAACGCGGTGTCCATGCCCATGCGCTGCTCGTCGACCAGCACGCGGTCGCGCTTCCATTTCTGTGATAGCAGGCCGATCGGGCCGACCACGAGGCCGAGGCCGCCGAGCGTGCCGAGCACCACGGGCAGATCCCACCACGCATAGGGCGCCTCGCGCGCAAGGAGGTAGTGGTACAGCGTGCCGACGCAGGTCGCGGCGAAGCACAGGGCAAAGCCGTAGAAGGTGAAATGGTGATAGAGCTTGCGACGGTCGGTCGGGCGGTCGTCCTCGTTGAAGCAACCGACCCCGCCGCCATCGAGATAGCGCAGCTCGCCGGCATCGCGGATCGCTTGCAACAGCGCTTTGCGGTCGGTCGTCATGCCGACGGGCTCGCCGATGTCGCGCCAGAAGGCGCGCACGCCCATCGCGAGCGCAAGGATCGCATACAGGAAGGCGAGGCCGAACAACAGTGCCATCGCGTTGTGCGGCATCAACTGATAGAACGCACCGGGGCCGGTGTGGATGCCATAGAGTACGCCCGGGTCGTTGGCCG
The DNA window shown above is from Bradyrhizobium sp. ISRA464 and carries:
- a CDS encoding Rieske (2Fe-2S) protein; this encodes MARHVVAPVDELPPGSRKSIEIDGRPIMVFNVKGEFFGLLNRCPHQGAALCEGPLIGLASSSDPGEIEYTKLGEILRCPWHGWEFDIRTGQSYCDPRRFRVRAYPVNVEAGTNLVKGPYVAETIKVAVESNYVVVDL
- a CDS encoding class I SAM-dependent methyltransferase, translated to MRAFGRPQGLLGRLGGAIMARMNAECGAWVVELLEVEPDDRVLEVGFGPGAAMQHLSGLVSAGSIAGVDPSAEMVEQARSRNAAAVRSGRVDLQLGSVERLPFGDNSFDKALAINSMQVWPVAIAGLREISRVLKPGGRIALGFTAYSGQPNEGLAEKLTSAGFAKASVIKTGGFVPWP
- a CDS encoding cytochrome c oxidase assembly protein → MGSRYRKNLNVLLPCFVVLGIMFGLVAYAPELYRAFCGATGYGGTTQRAYSDPTTTSDKTVAVAFDSNVAPGLPWRFEPEQRSVTVHLGEQKLVFFTAENLSNESIVGHAAFNVTPETSGVYFNKIQCFCFNEERLDPHQKVEMPVVFFVDPAFAKDPDNLHVDTITLSYTFFRSANPSQSKNLSRFLADAAPDPAHGQQLFTERCTACHAMDANKAGPVLGGVVGRRAGSAPGYHYSPALKTAGLTWSTDNLDRWLADPQKLVPGARMPVRVLDAPSRRDIVAYLQKVGQKHINRTGSNTAASDGEY
- the tcuB gene encoding tricarballylate utilization 4Fe-4S protein TcuB, producing the protein MHGTRILQEADRLMTVCNSCRYCEGLCAVFPAMEMRRAFSDGDLNYLANLCHACGACYTDCQFSPPHEFNVNVPKTLAIARAESYAAYAWPRALAGAFARNGLVISLIAALSVATFIFGFAAANDPGVLYGIHTGPGAFYQLMPHNAMALLFGLAFLYAILALAMGVRAFWRDIGEPVGMTTDRKALLQAIRDAGELRYLDGGGVGCFNEDDRPTDRRKLYHHFTFYGFALCFAATCVGTLYHYLLAREAPYAWWDLPVVLGTLGGLGLVVGPIGLLSQKWKRDRVLVDEQRMGMDTAFIMMLLLTSITGLALLLWRETGAMGPLLALHLGVVFALFITMPYGKFVHGIYRFVALVRYARERRMMEHS